The nucleotide sequence GTAAGTCCCATCAGAACACTGATAATGAGGACATAAATGCTATAAGTAATAATGTAATCCATAGGTTGGCTTTTGCAATGGGCTCTTCGCCTTTTGCTGATTTTTATTAATTAGTTTTTTATGAGATGATTTTGTTACAGTTTTTTATAAACCCAAAACATCTTTCATAGAAAAAACACCTTGTTTTCCTACAATCCATTCTGCAGCGATAACCGCTCCCAGCGCAAATCCATTCCTGTTGAAAGCGGTATGTTTGATTTCTATCTCATCTACTTCTGACCTGTAGAAAACACTGTGCGTCCCAGGAACTTCATCTTCCCTGATGGCAAAAATACCTAATTCTTTACCCTTGGTTTCATCCAGTTTCCAGGCTTCGTATTTAGAATTTTCGATAATACCTTCGGCAATGGAAATCGCCGTTCCGCTTGGTGCATCTTTTTTGTGAATGTGATGAATTTCTTCTAATTGACATTGATATTCATCAACATTATTCATCAATTTTGCCAGTTTTTCGTTGATTGCAAAAAACAGATTGACACCCAAACTGAAATTGGAACCGTACAAAAATGCACTGTTTTGTTCAGCTGCTATTCTTTCGATTTCAGGTTTTTTATCCAGCCAGCCGGTTGTACCACATATCACAGGAATTTTGTTTTCCAGGCATACTTTTATATTTTCAAAAGCAGCTTCAGGATTAGAGAATTCGATCACCACATCGGCATCTTTTAATGATTCTCTGTTTGGCGTTTCCTTTAATCTTGCCACCACTTCATGTCCGCGGCTCAGGGAAATTTCATCAATGATCTTGCCCATCTTTCCGTAACCTACAAGAGCTATTTTCATTATTTAATATTAATTTAAAATTTAAAAGTGAGTGCCAGGCCAGCCTTACTTTCATAGTTACTGAACCTATCATTAATTACCGCTGGCGTAAGCGCCAAATCAGGATCTTTTCTACCTTCATAAAGATGAGCATCTACCACAGCATCTACAATATTAAGTATATAAATAAGTCCTGCAATCCCGATAGCGTAATCGCGCTGTCTTTTGAATCTGTCTTGTGCATTTCCTAAAACATCTTTGTCTACACCAGTAATCCCGGAAAACTCATGCGGAAGTCCGTTCAGTTCTGCCACAAAAGCATTGCGGTAGCGTCTGTAGTTCTTATCATTCCAAATTGCTATTCCAACGCCTGTTCCAACAGCACCCCAAACGATGGGGATTTTCCAATATTTTTTATTATAAAATTGTCCTAATCCCGGCAAAACCGCAGAATATAAACCAGCCTTGGTCGGGCTGAATTTTTGAATTTTTGCAGGTGCATTGCTATTGGTGATGTTCCCAACAATCTCTGGCTCTGTACGTGGCTTGGCAGCCGGAATACTGTCTTTCGGAAGATTTTCCACACGAATTGTATCGTTTGGGTTTACCTGAGAAAAAAACAGGCTGAATGAAAGTACTAATAAAACCGAAAGTAACTTTTTCATTTATCGTATATGAGCAAGAATGCTTTCCAGCTCTTCTTCGTTTTTAAAATCCAATACAATC is from Epilithonimonas vandammei and encodes:
- the dapB gene encoding 4-hydroxy-tetrahydrodipicolinate reductase, translating into MKIALVGYGKMGKIIDEISLSRGHEVVARLKETPNRESLKDADVVIEFSNPEAAFENIKVCLENKIPVICGTTGWLDKKPEIERIAAEQNSAFLYGSNFSLGVNLFFAINEKLAKLMNNVDEYQCQLEEIHHIHKKDAPSGTAISIAEGIIENSKYEAWKLDETKGKELGIFAIREDEVPGTHSVFYRSEVDEIEIKHTAFNRNGFALGAVIAAEWIVGKQGVFSMKDVLGL
- a CDS encoding DUF5683 domain-containing protein, whose product is MKKLLSVLLVLSFSLFFSQVNPNDTIRVENLPKDSIPAAKPRTEPEIVGNITNSNAPAKIQKFSPTKAGLYSAVLPGLGQFYNKKYWKIPIVWGAVGTGVGIAIWNDKNYRRYRNAFVAELNGLPHEFSGITGVDKDVLGNAQDRFKRQRDYAIGIAGLIYILNIVDAVVDAHLYEGRKDPDLALTPAVINDRFSNYESKAGLALTFKF